A part of Variovorax sp. HW608 genomic DNA contains:
- a CDS encoding Bug family tripartite tricarboxylate transporter substrate binding protein, with amino-acid sequence MNRRQFTLSVSATALYAATFAASAQTWPDKPVKLVLSQPAGSGADAMARMISDQLSRKWNQPIVVENKPGGQNAIGAQAVTRAAPDGYTFYFATAAALVTNVYLFKNLPYEPRKDFVPVGMVGKVPFAISVNANSKIKSLSDLVAYAKANPEQLSVANEGPKTFSGMMTRLIAAQLGIQVNSVPYASVSAGVTDTVGGQTEVIVSDVPSIAQMVKAGRLRPIAVTTARRIAGWESVPALAETLPGFDYAGWVGIVAPARTPAAAIQRFNRDLDAVLSDKDMAARLLDIGPMTEGAGTVDQMAAYLAAEHSRWARLTSDLNILPE; translated from the coding sequence ATGAATCGACGTCAATTCACCCTTTCGGTCAGCGCGACGGCGCTCTACGCCGCCACCTTCGCCGCCTCGGCGCAGACCTGGCCCGACAAGCCGGTCAAGCTTGTACTGTCGCAGCCAGCCGGCTCGGGTGCCGATGCCATGGCGCGAATGATCAGCGACCAGCTCTCGAGAAAGTGGAACCAGCCGATCGTCGTGGAGAACAAGCCGGGCGGCCAGAATGCCATCGGTGCTCAGGCGGTCACCAGGGCTGCTCCCGACGGCTACACCTTCTATTTCGCTACTGCGGCGGCGCTCGTCACCAACGTCTACCTCTTCAAGAACCTGCCCTACGAACCCAGGAAGGACTTCGTTCCCGTGGGCATGGTGGGCAAGGTGCCTTTCGCGATCTCCGTCAACGCGAACTCGAAGATCAAATCGCTCTCCGATCTCGTCGCCTACGCAAAGGCAAACCCCGAACAGCTGAGCGTGGCCAACGAAGGCCCCAAGACCTTCAGCGGCATGATGACGCGCCTCATTGCCGCACAGCTCGGCATCCAGGTGAATTCGGTGCCTTATGCATCGGTGTCCGCTGGCGTGACCGACACGGTCGGCGGCCAGACCGAGGTGATCGTGAGCGACGTTCCATCGATCGCTCAAATGGTCAAGGCCGGAAGGCTGCGCCCGATCGCAGTGACCACGGCAAGGCGCATCGCTGGCTGGGAGAGTGTTCCGGCCCTTGCGGAAACCCTTCCCGGCTTTGACTACGCCGGTTGGGTCGGCATCGTCGCGCCCGCTCGCACTCCAGCGGCAGCCATCCAGCGATTCAACCGAGATCTCGATGCAGTGCTGAGCGACAAGGATATGGCAGCGCGCCTGCTCGACATCGGCCCCATGACCGAGGGCGCGGGCACCGTGGATCAGATGGCTGCCTACCTTGCCGCCGAGCACTCGCGCTGGGCCAGGCTCACCAGCGACCTGAACATTCTTCCTGAATAG